From one Melospiza melodia melodia isolate bMelMel2 chromosome 4, bMelMel2.pri, whole genome shotgun sequence genomic stretch:
- the TSPO gene encoding translocator protein, with protein sequence MEVVPAWAPAVGFTLLPHAGGLLGGNITKREIPTWYQTLQKPSWCPPNWMFAPVWGTLYTSMGYGSYLVWKELGGFNEKSVVPLGLYAGNLALNWAWTPIFFGAHKMGWGLVTLLLTTGTATATTASWYNINKAAAYLMIPYLAWLSLASALNYRIWKDNRNKKRPE encoded by the exons ATGGAAGTGGTACCAGCCTGGGCCCCAGCAGTAGGTTTCACACTCCTGCCACATGCAGGAGGATTGTTAGGAGGCAATATAACCAAAAGGGAAATCCCAACATGGTATCAAACTCTACAGAAGCCATCCTGGTGTCCACCTAACTGGATGTTTGCTCCTGTTTGGGGAACTCTCTATACATCTATGGG ATATGGCTCCTACCTTGTGTGGAAGGAACTGGGGGGCTTCAATGAAAAGTCAGTGGTTCCTCTGGGTCTGTATGCAGGGAACCTGGCACTAAACTGGGCATGGACTCCAATATTTTTTGGAGCTCACAAAATGGGATGG GGGTTGGTGACTCTCCTGCTGACAACTGGTACAGCAACAGCTACCACTGCTTCCTGGTACAACATCAACAAAGCAGCAGCTTATTTGATGATTCCTTATTTAGCCTGGCTAAGCTTGGCTTCTGCACTCAATTATCGGATCTGGAAGGACAATCGCAACAAGAAAAGACCTGAATAA